One Rickettsia prowazekii str. Breinl genomic region harbors:
- the nth gene encoding endonuclease III produces MQAQIMNKIFEIFSKNNPKPQTELIYKNDFTLLVAVILSARATDISVNLATKHLFETYNTPEKFLELGEEGLKKYIKSIGLFNSKAKNIIALCQILIKNYQTSIPNNFKELVKLPGVGRKTANVVLNCLFAMPTMAVDTHVFRVSKRIGLAKGNTAAIVEKELLQIIDEKWLTYAHHWLILHGRYICKARKPGCNICPIKEYCEYYINTFSS; encoded by the coding sequence ATGCAAGCACAAATAATGAATAAAATTTTTGAGATTTTTAGCAAAAATAATCCAAAGCCACAAACTGAATTAATATATAAGAATGACTTCACCTTATTAGTTGCGGTAATATTATCGGCGCGCGCGACCGATATATCAGTAAATTTAGCGACTAAACACTTATTTGAAACTTATAATACACCAGAAAAATTTTTAGAACTAGGTGAAGAAGGGCTTAAAAAATATATAAAATCTATAGGGTTATTTAATAGCAAAGCAAAAAATATTATCGCATTATGTCAAATATTGATAAAAAATTATCAAACTTCAATACCAAATAATTTTAAGGAATTAGTTAAACTACCAGGTGTTGGAAGGAAAACTGCGAACGTTGTACTAAATTGCCTATTTGCTATGCCTACAATGGCAGTTGATACACATGTTTTTAGAGTATCCAAAAGGATTGGACTCGCGAAAGGCAATACTGCTGCAATAGTAGAAAAAGAGCTGTTACAAATTATCGACGAGAAATGGCTAACATATGCACATCACTGGTTAATTCTACATGGAAGATATATTTGTAAAGCTAGAAAACCTGGTTGTAACATCTGCCCTATTAAAGAATATTGTGAATATTATATCAATACATTTTCAAGTTAA
- the grxD gene encoding Grx4 family monothiol glutaredoxin — MTKNKNLEFIQNAIKKNKVVLFMKGTKEMPACGFSGTVVAILNKLGVEFSDINVLFDTALREDLKKFSDWPTFPQLYINGVLVGGCDIAKELYQNGELEKMLKDVVV, encoded by the coding sequence ATGACTAAAAATAAAAATTTAGAATTTATACAAAATGCAATAAAAAAGAACAAAGTAGTATTGTTCATGAAAGGTACTAAGGAAATGCCTGCATGTGGGTTCTCAGGTACTGTAGTAGCTATTTTGAATAAATTAGGGGTAGAATTTAGTGATATTAATGTACTTTTTGATACTGCATTACGTGAAGATTTAAAAAAATTTAGCGACTGGCCTACATTTCCACAGTTATATATCAATGGTGTATTAGTAGGTGGGTGCGATATTGCTAAAGAGTTATACCAAAATGGTGAACTTGAGAAGATGCTTAAGGATGTAGTCGTTTAG
- a CDS encoding alpha/beta hydrolase — protein sequence MNKYLEYPEVESKELPPQKLVVLLHGVGSDGHDLIGLVPYIKNDLPNCHFISPHGIEDYDMMPYGRQWFSLRDRSPHIIAKLIANNISKLEDIIREKQTELNLTNKDTVIIGFSQGTIIGLYLTLIQQKPLFCTIGFSGALIPPMKVNNKLTPICLIHGELDQVINVSEMYNASNYLSKLNIEHSGHKLTSLAHSIDGRGLEIAINFINTCHNIV from the coding sequence ATGAACAAATATTTAGAATATCCAGAAGTAGAAAGTAAAGAGCTACCACCGCAGAAACTAGTAGTATTACTACACGGTGTTGGCTCAGATGGACACGATCTAATAGGACTTGTGCCTTATATAAAAAATGATTTACCAAATTGTCATTTTATTTCTCCGCATGGTATTGAGGATTACGATATGATGCCTTATGGTAGACAATGGTTCAGTTTGCGAGATCGTAGCCCTCATATTATAGCAAAGCTCATTGCAAATAATATTTCTAAACTTGAGGATATAATAAGAGAAAAACAGACAGAGTTAAATCTGACTAACAAAGATACTGTAATTATAGGGTTTTCTCAAGGTACTATTATTGGTTTATATTTAACTCTAATTCAACAAAAGCCGTTATTTTGTACTATAGGTTTTTCTGGTGCATTAATTCCACCTATGAAAGTTAATAATAAGCTTACTCCTATATGTTTGATTCATGGGGAATTAGACCAAGTTATCAATGTTAGTGAGATGTATAATGCGTCAAACTATTTATCTAAGTTAAATATAGAGCATAGTGGGCATAAATTAACTTCTCTTGCTCACTCAATAGATGGACGAGGGCTTGAAATTGCGATTAATTTTATCAATACATGTCATAATATTGTTTGA
- the glyA gene encoding serine hydroxymethyltransferase, giving the protein MNILNNNLYEMDKEIYEIIKNEKIRQNNVIELIASENFVSSAVLEAQGSILTNKYAEGYPSKRFYNGCDEVDKAEVLAIERIKKLFNCKYANVQPHSGSQANQTVYLALLQPCDTILGMSLDSGGHLTHGAAPNISGKWFNTVSYHVDQETYLIDYDEVERLAVLHNPKLLIAGFSAYPRKIDFAKFRKIADKVGAYLMADIAHIAGLVATGEHQSPIPYAHVVTSTTHKTLRGPRGGLILSDDEEIGKKINSALFPGLQGGPLMHIIAAKAVAFLENLQPEYKNYIKQVISNAKALAISLQERGYDILTGGTDNHIVLVDLRKDGITGKCAANSLDRAGITCNKNAIPFDTTSPFITSGIRFGTPACTTKGFKEKDFVLIGHMVAEILDGLKHNEDNSKTEQKVLSEVKKLMKLFPFYD; this is encoded by the coding sequence ATGAATATTTTAAATAATAATTTATATGAAATGGATAAAGAAATTTATGAAATAATCAAGAATGAGAAGATTCGTCAAAATAATGTAATTGAGCTTATTGCATCAGAGAATTTTGTAAGTTCTGCTGTATTGGAAGCTCAAGGCTCGATTCTGACTAATAAATATGCGGAAGGGTATCCCAGTAAGCGTTTCTATAATGGTTGTGATGAAGTTGATAAAGCTGAAGTCTTGGCTATAGAGCGGATAAAGAAATTATTTAACTGTAAATATGCCAATGTGCAACCTCATTCAGGCTCGCAAGCAAACCAAACTGTGTATCTTGCTTTATTACAACCGTGTGATACAATTCTTGGTATGTCCTTAGATAGCGGTGGACATCTAACACATGGTGCGGCCCCTAATATATCTGGTAAATGGTTTAACACTGTTTCATATCATGTAGATCAAGAAACTTATTTAATTGATTATGATGAGGTTGAACGCTTAGCTGTGTTACATAATCCAAAATTGCTTATAGCAGGTTTTTCTGCATATCCGCGTAAGATTGATTTTGCAAAATTTAGAAAAATAGCAGATAAAGTTGGAGCATATCTTATGGCAGATATTGCTCATATTGCAGGGCTTGTTGCCACAGGTGAGCATCAAAGTCCTATTCCATATGCGCACGTAGTAACCTCTACAACTCATAAAACGCTTAGAGGGCCAAGGGGTGGCTTAATCTTATCTGATGATGAAGAGATAGGTAAAAAAATAAATTCTGCATTATTCCCAGGGTTGCAGGGTGGCCCGTTAATGCATATAATTGCTGCAAAAGCAGTAGCGTTTTTAGAAAATTTGCAGCCTGAATATAAAAATTATATAAAGCAGGTAATAAGTAACGCTAAAGCTTTAGCAATTAGCTTACAAGAAAGAGGTTATGATATATTAACAGGTGGTACTGACAATCATATTGTTTTAGTGGATTTGCGTAAAGACGGGATCACAGGTAAGTGTGCTGCAAATTCTTTAGATAGAGCAGGGATTACGTGTAATAAGAATGCTATTCCGTTTGATACAACTTCGCCTTTTATCACTTCTGGTATTCGTTTTGGTACTCCTGCATGTACTACTAAAGGCTTTAAAGAAAAGGATTTTGTATTAATTGGTCATATGGTAGCAGAGATTTTAGATGGCTTAAAGCATAATGAAGATAATAGTAAAACTGAACAGAAAGTATTAAGTGAAGTAAAAAAGCTAATGAAATTATTTCCGTTTTATGACTAA
- the lipA gene encoding lipoyl synthase, which produces MTNLNKRPDWIKVKAPNSVEYYQTKDLIKNLRLNTVCEEAACPNIGDCWSRKHATVMILGAVCTRACRFCNVKTGRPDLLDPHEPRRLAEAVQKLNLQHVVITSVDRDDLEDGGASHFAECINEIRRSSPNTTIEILTPDFLRKEGAVEIIANAKPDVFNHNVETVPSLYKTIRPGARYYNSLSLLHNIKKLSPEIFTKSGMMVGLGEEINEVVQVMDDLREANVDFLTIGQYLQPTKSHAEIRKYVTPEEFKYLERIAKTKGFLMVSATPLTRSSYHADKDFQKLKGNYNIRLASM; this is translated from the coding sequence ATGACTAATTTAAACAAAAGACCAGATTGGATCAAAGTAAAAGCTCCTAATTCTGTAGAGTATTATCAGACAAAAGATTTAATAAAGAATTTGAGATTAAATACTGTGTGTGAAGAAGCGGCTTGTCCTAATATTGGCGATTGTTGGTCGAGGAAACATGCAACTGTGATGATCTTAGGTGCGGTTTGTACTAGAGCTTGTAGATTTTGTAATGTTAAAACAGGTAGACCGGATTTACTTGATCCACACGAACCGCGAAGGTTAGCAGAAGCAGTGCAAAAGTTAAATCTGCAGCATGTAGTCATTACTTCTGTTGATCGTGATGATCTTGAAGATGGTGGAGCTTCACATTTTGCTGAGTGTATTAATGAAATTAGAAGGTCATCACCAAATACTACTATAGAGATTCTTACACCTGATTTTTTAAGAAAAGAAGGAGCAGTCGAAATAATAGCAAATGCAAAGCCTGATGTATTTAATCATAATGTCGAAACAGTACCATCTTTATATAAAACGATTAGACCTGGAGCTAGATATTATAATTCTTTAAGCTTACTTCACAATATCAAAAAATTATCTCCTGAAATTTTTACAAAATCTGGTATGATGGTAGGGCTTGGTGAAGAAATAAATGAAGTAGTGCAGGTTATGGATGATTTAAGAGAAGCAAATGTTGATTTTTTAACTATTGGGCAGTATCTGCAACCTACTAAAAGTCATGCTGAGATTAGAAAATATGTTACCCCTGAAGAATTTAAATACTTAGAGCGAATAGCAAAAACAAAAGGTTTCTTAATGGTTTCTGCAACTCCATTAACACGTTCTTCATACCATGCAGATAAGGATTTTCAAAAATTAAAAGGGAATTATAATATAAGACTTGCATCAATGTAA
- the ybeY gene encoding rRNA maturation RNase YbeY — translation MINVEIIRNYNKWREHRKINKGLIKKITQNVLVRFDNFSKIKQFELSILLTNTAEILTLNQQFRSIEKATNVLSFPNNELNWHNLYSKLEFLYYSDYMHLGDIAFCYEVIYNESCEQQKTFENHFIHMLIHSILHLIGFDHQNDTDANIMESLEIEILSYFGIPSPY, via the coding sequence ATGATAAACGTAGAAATTATAAGAAACTACAATAAATGGCGTGAGCATCGTAAAATAAATAAGGGCTTAATCAAAAAAATAACTCAAAATGTTTTAGTACGATTTGATAATTTTAGTAAAATAAAACAATTTGAATTATCAATTTTACTCACAAATACTGCAGAAATATTGACCTTAAATCAACAATTTCGTAGTATAGAAAAAGCTACTAATGTTCTTTCTTTCCCAAATAACGAATTAAATTGGCATAATTTATATTCTAAACTTGAATTTTTATATTACTCTGATTATATGCATTTAGGTGATATAGCATTTTGTTATGAGGTAATATATAATGAATCGTGCGAGCAACAAAAAACTTTTGAGAATCATTTTATTCATATGTTAATACATAGTATTTTACACTTAATTGGATTTGATCATCAAAATGATACAGATGCAAATATTATGGAAAGTTTAGAAATTGAAATATTATCATATTTCGGTATTCCTTCTCCTTATTAA
- the tlyC gene encoding hemolysin C, which translates to MLKSSKHEDSSSKKNQNNKLIFIVRQLFYLIKHFFSKTKTPDKFFGIIKRLKINSQKMSLDEFNILANLLKLEDKIVEDIMVPRSDIIAIKLTTNLEELSESIKIAVPHTRTLIYDGTLDNVVGFIHIKDLFKALATKQNSPLKRLIRKHIIAAPSMKLLDLLAKMRRERTHIAIVVDEYGGTDGLVTIEDLIEEIVGRIDDEHDQQLDSANFKVINNSTIIANARIEVELLEEIIGEKLKNDDDEFDTIGGLVLTRVSSVPAIGTRIDISENIEIEVTDATPRSLKQVKIRLKNGLNSDNLT; encoded by the coding sequence ATGTTAAAATCTTCAAAGCACGAAGATTCTAGTAGTAAAAAAAATCAAAATAATAAATTAATTTTTATTGTACGACAATTATTCTATCTGATAAAACATTTTTTTAGCAAAACCAAAACGCCTGATAAATTTTTTGGTATTATAAAGCGTCTTAAAATTAATAGCCAAAAAATGTCTTTAGACGAGTTTAATATTTTAGCTAATTTATTGAAGCTGGAAGATAAAATTGTTGAAGATATCATGGTACCGCGTTCCGATATTATTGCAATAAAATTAACTACGAATCTAGAAGAATTAAGTGAGTCTATTAAGATAGCAGTCCCACATACACGCACACTTATATATGACGGTACTTTGGACAATGTAGTAGGATTCATTCATATAAAGGATTTATTTAAAGCATTGGCTACAAAGCAAAATAGTCCTTTAAAAAGACTTATACGTAAACATATAATTGCAGCTCCTTCTATGAAATTATTGGATTTGTTGGCAAAAATGCGTCGTGAGAGAACACATATTGCAATAGTTGTGGATGAGTATGGTGGTACTGATGGTTTAGTTACTATTGAAGATCTAATAGAAGAAATAGTAGGGCGAATAGATGATGAACATGATCAGCAGTTAGATAGCGCTAATTTTAAAGTTATTAATAATTCAACAATTATTGCGAATGCACGTATTGAAGTAGAATTGCTTGAAGAAATAATAGGTGAAAAGCTAAAAAATGATGATGATGAGTTTGATACAATAGGTGGACTCGTCTTGACTAGGGTCAGTAGTGTTCCAGCTATCGGTACTAGAATAGATATTTCAGAAAATATTGAAATTGAAGTAACAGATGCAACTCCTCGTTCTTTAAAACAAGTCAAAATTAGATTAAAAAACGGTTTGAATAGTGATAATTTAACATAA
- the tlc5 gene encoding GTP/GDP exchange transporter Tlc5, translated as MLSTSPSRSFKNKFRAAFWPVHNYELGKFIPISALMFCILFNQNILRILKDSILISEISAEIAGFAKVYCVTPVAALFVIIYAKMINHLTFEKIFYYLSAFFISCFILFAFVIYPNIHIFHVHPDTLSDWMNKYPHFKWYISLVGNWGYIVYYSLAELWPNIFYVLLFWQFTNELTTTEEAKRFYTLFSLFGNSSLILVGFLMMNLSSEDTIIKKFISISDSKITLVQVSTTIIAIVAIICCLLVRFISKYIFTNPLFYHKTKSSRSTAQRMGLIKSFKYIVKSKYLWLLLICSAAFGFAINLVEAVWKAKIKELYPTVNTYAEFNSLYILWTGVAIIVMTIIGNNVMRMHNWFVAAVISPVIIMVTGVLFFGLIVFDQQILSLFDGAILMSPLALAVSIGGIQNILAKGTKYSIWDTSREMLYIPLDDELKTKGKAAVDVISAKVGKSSSGLVQSIIFTLVPNATFTSISPILMVVFTFVCFAWIYAVRKIYFEYQKIA; from the coding sequence ATGCTAAGTACCTCACCGTCACGATCGTTTAAAAACAAATTTAGAGCAGCATTTTGGCCTGTGCATAATTATGAACTTGGGAAATTTATTCCGATCAGCGCCTTAATGTTTTGTATTTTATTTAATCAAAATATTTTGCGAATCTTAAAGGATAGTATTTTAATCTCTGAGATTAGTGCAGAAATAGCAGGATTTGCTAAAGTTTACTGCGTTACACCTGTAGCTGCTTTGTTTGTTATTATTTATGCTAAAATGATCAATCATTTGACATTTGAAAAAATCTTTTATTATTTAAGTGCATTTTTTATAAGCTGTTTTATTTTATTTGCCTTTGTGATTTATCCTAATATTCATATTTTTCATGTACATCCTGATACACTATCAGACTGGATGAACAAATATCCTCATTTTAAGTGGTATATCTCATTAGTAGGTAATTGGGGTTATATAGTATATTATAGTCTTGCCGAGCTTTGGCCTAATATTTTTTACGTATTATTATTTTGGCAGTTTACTAATGAACTTACTACTACCGAAGAAGCAAAAAGATTTTATACTCTCTTTTCGCTATTCGGTAATTCTTCCTTAATATTAGTCGGCTTTTTAATGATGAATTTATCATCGGAAGATACTATTATTAAGAAATTTATAAGTATTTCAGATAGTAAAATCACTTTAGTTCAAGTATCAACGACGATTATAGCAATTGTTGCAATCATTTGTTGTTTGTTAGTTAGGTTTATTAGCAAGTACATTTTTACTAATCCATTATTTTATCATAAAACAAAAAGCAGTAGATCAACTGCACAACGGATGGGACTAATTAAAAGCTTTAAATATATTGTGAAATCAAAATATTTATGGCTACTTTTAATTTGTTCTGCAGCTTTCGGATTTGCTATAAACTTAGTCGAAGCAGTATGGAAAGCAAAAATTAAGGAATTATATCCGACTGTAAATACCTACGCTGAATTCAATAGTCTGTATATACTTTGGACAGGCGTTGCGATAATTGTTATGACAATTATCGGTAATAACGTCATGCGTATGCATAATTGGTTTGTAGCCGCAGTTATTTCCCCAGTGATAATAATGGTGACAGGTGTTTTGTTCTTTGGACTAATTGTATTTGATCAACAAATTTTATCATTATTTGATGGCGCGATTTTAATGTCACCTCTTGCACTTGCTGTTTCTATTGGCGGTATTCAGAATATTTTAGCCAAAGGCACTAAATATTCTATATGGGATACTTCAAGAGAAATGTTATATATACCACTTGATGATGAACTTAAAACAAAGGGTAAAGCAGCAGTTGATGTTATAAGTGCAAAAGTTGGAAAATCCTCTAGTGGTCTTGTACAATCCATTATTTTTACTTTAGTGCCAAATGCGACCTTTACCTCAATCTCGCCGATTTTAATGGTAGTATTTACGTTCGTATGCTTTGCTTGGATTTATGCAGTAAGAAAAATATATTTTGAATATCAAAAAATAGCCTGA
- a CDS encoding alpha/beta fold hydrolase yields MLDNNKLQEYFDLYNNYTKTNNLGNKYLKSGEIVIQAEHYRVLYYSVSSYGLLTKSSNGQYKKLDVQYNTNTFLIIPSIFNSPEIFFLARDRSFIDNLRRYGEVYLIDWLQIEESQYCLDDYVNEIIEVIDILKIKDINLIGHCIGGNLAIAANVLMPQFIKTLTLLTCPWDFSQFFYIRMLYSYLKLDSSIVNLSIIPKIHIQILFFLLSPDCFNTKLKKIFSITSDKEQELAFRIEHWLMSGHNISKGVYNQIIQNILYENMFINLKWKINNFIIDPSLIDCSVYIVSAENDQIVPKSSILTLQKLLQNSKLIEVKGGHISYLINDKLDKLLKEYTL; encoded by the coding sequence ATGTTAGATAATAATAAACTACAGGAATATTTTGACCTTTATAATAATTATACAAAGACAAATAATTTAGGTAATAAATATTTAAAATCAGGTGAAATAGTGATTCAAGCAGAGCATTATAGAGTATTGTATTACTCTGTGTCCTCATATGGCTTGTTAACAAAATCCAGTAATGGACAATATAAAAAGCTCGATGTACAATATAACACAAATACTTTTTTAATCATCCCATCTATTTTTAATTCACCGGAAATATTCTTTTTAGCTCGTGACAGAAGTTTTATTGATAATTTGAGAAGATACGGTGAAGTTTATTTAATAGATTGGCTACAGATTGAAGAATCTCAATATTGTTTAGACGACTATGTGAATGAAATAATTGAAGTGATAGATATTTTGAAAATTAAAGACATTAATTTAATAGGTCATTGTATCGGTGGTAATCTTGCAATAGCTGCAAATGTACTTATGCCTCAATTTATAAAAACTCTCACTTTACTTACCTGTCCCTGGGATTTTTCTCAATTTTTTTATATAAGAATGTTATATAGTTATTTAAAGCTAGATAGTAGTATAGTAAACTTATCAATAATACCTAAAATTCACATTCAAATTTTATTTTTTCTTTTATCTCCTGATTGCTTTAATACTAAATTAAAAAAAATTTTTTCTATCACTTCTGATAAAGAACAAGAATTAGCATTTAGAATAGAACATTGGCTGATGTCAGGGCATAATATTTCTAAAGGAGTTTATAATCAAATTATACAAAATATATTGTATGAAAATATGTTTATAAATCTAAAATGGAAAATTAATAATTTTATTATTGATCCAAGTTTAATTGATTGTTCTGTATATATAGTATCAGCAGAAAATGATCAGATAGTACCTAAATCTTCCATTTTAACTTTGCAAAAATTATTGCAAAACTCTAAACTGATAGAAGTAAAAGGTGGACATATTAGTTATTTGATAAATGATAAATTAGATAAATTATTGAAGGAGTATACATTATGA
- a CDS encoding acetyl-CoA C-acetyltransferase, with product MTKQVYITHAKRTAFGSFMGSLSTIPAPMLAAYLIKDILQNSKIEPALVNEVILGQVITGGSGQNPARQTLIYADIPQEVPGYTINKVCGSGLKSIALAANSIITCDNEIVIAGGQENMSLGMHGSYIRAGSKFGDIKMVDLMQYDGLIDVFSGVFMGITAENIAKQFNISRQEQDAFALSSHKKAAKAQLSGILQDEILPIEVTVKKNTSLFDHDETVRHNTSIEILSKLRPAFDKNGVVTAGNSSSINDGAACVLLVSEKALKKHNLTPLARIVSWASAGVDPRIMGTAPVPASKKALSKAGWSVNDLEVIEVNEAFAAQSIYVNREMKWDIEKVNINGGAIAIGHPIGASGGRLLITLIHNLRRAKAKKGLVTLCIGGGIGISMCVEAV from the coding sequence ATGACAAAACAGGTTTATATAACACATGCCAAAAGGACTGCATTCGGATCATTTATGGGTAGTCTTAGTACAATTCCAGCACCAATGTTAGCTGCTTATTTAATCAAGGATATACTGCAAAATAGTAAAATCGAGCCTGCTTTAGTAAATGAGGTAATACTTGGACAAGTAATAACAGGTGGTAGTGGACAGAATCCAGCAAGACAAACTCTGATTTATGCCGATATACCGCAAGAAGTTCCAGGTTATACTATTAATAAAGTATGTGGCTCAGGTCTTAAAAGTATAGCACTTGCAGCAAATTCAATTATTACATGCGATAATGAAATAGTTATAGCAGGTGGGCAGGAAAATATGTCGCTCGGTATGCACGGTAGTTATATCAGAGCAGGATCTAAATTCGGCGATATCAAAATGGTTGATCTCATGCAATATGATGGTTTAATAGATGTATTTTCAGGAGTATTTATGGGTATTACTGCCGAAAATATCGCGAAGCAGTTTAATATTAGTCGGCAAGAGCAGGACGCATTCGCCTTAAGTTCTCACAAGAAAGCTGCTAAAGCACAATTATCAGGAATTCTACAAGATGAAATCTTGCCTATAGAGGTAACAGTTAAAAAAAATACTAGTTTGTTTGATCATGATGAAACAGTAAGACATAATACAAGCATTGAAATTCTTAGTAAATTACGCCCTGCTTTTGATAAAAATGGTGTAGTTACAGCTGGTAACTCTTCCTCTATTAATGACGGTGCAGCATGTGTTCTGCTTGTTTCAGAAAAAGCTTTGAAGAAACATAATTTAACACCGTTAGCGCGTATTGTTTCTTGGGCTTCAGCTGGTGTTGATCCAAGAATTATGGGTACTGCACCTGTACCTGCATCTAAAAAAGCATTAAGTAAAGCAGGTTGGAGCGTTAATGATTTGGAAGTTATCGAGGTTAATGAGGCATTTGCAGCACAAAGTATTTATGTAAACCGTGAAATGAAATGGGATATAGAGAAGGTTAACATAAATGGTGGAGCAATAGCAATTGGTCATCCGATTGGTGCAAGTGGTGGACGTCTTCTTATAACTTTAATACACAACTTACGAAGAGCTAAGGCTAAAAAAGGCTTAGTGACTTTATGTATCGGTGGTGGTATTGGTATTTCTATGTGTGTTGAAGCAGTTTAA
- the fabD gene encoding ACP S-malonyltransferase, which produces MKTAFIFPGQGSQLIGMGKDFYDNLKPAKETFQIIDEVLNRKLTDIIFNGPSEALTLTTNAQPALMAVSMAIINIIKAETGKNLDSLCDYAAGHSLGEYSALCSAESINLETTAKLLHIRSTSMQEACPEGVGAMAACINIPLQTLVELLEDIKKLNLCQIANDNIEGQIIISGKVEAINHAISIIKDLGYKAIRLKVSAPFHCSLMKPAEEKMSIALDKAVINKPIIPIIQNYTAKPTINPLEIKQNLILQICGRVRWRETLKLFNHLHVTHIVEIGAGNVLTNMLRKINYPYKLSNIRNLAELKNFLDNINK; this is translated from the coding sequence ATGAAAACAGCTTTTATATTTCCGGGTCAAGGATCACAATTAATCGGCATGGGCAAAGATTTTTACGATAATCTTAAACCGGCAAAAGAAACTTTTCAAATAATTGATGAAGTATTAAACCGGAAACTCACTGATATAATTTTTAATGGACCTTCTGAAGCACTGACCTTAACTACTAATGCACAACCGGCATTAATGGCAGTATCTATGGCAATAATAAATATTATCAAAGCTGAAACAGGTAAAAATTTGGATAGTCTTTGCGATTATGCTGCTGGTCATTCACTAGGTGAATATAGTGCTTTATGTAGTGCAGAAAGTATTAATCTTGAAACAACAGCAAAACTACTACATATACGTAGTACATCTATGCAAGAAGCATGCCCTGAAGGTGTAGGAGCTATGGCCGCTTGTATCAATATTCCACTTCAAACACTTGTAGAACTATTAGAAGATATAAAAAAATTAAATTTATGTCAAATAGCCAACGATAACATTGAGGGACAAATAATTATTAGCGGTAAAGTAGAAGCGATTAATCATGCAATCAGCATAATTAAAGATTTAGGTTACAAAGCAATCAGGCTAAAAGTTAGCGCTCCTTTCCACTGTAGTTTAATGAAACCAGCAGAAGAAAAAATGAGCATAGCTCTTGATAAAGCTGTAATTAATAAGCCTATAATACCGATAATCCAAAATTATACAGCAAAACCCACAATCAATCCTCTAGAAATAAAACAAAATTTAATTCTGCAGATATGCGGACGAGTGAGATGGCGTGAAACTTTAAAGCTATTTAATCATCTACACGTAACCCATATAGTAGAAATAGGAGCAGGAAACGTGCTCACAAATATGCTCCGGAAAATTAATTATCCATATAAATTAAGTAATATTAGAAATTTAGCGGAACTAAAGAATTTTTTAGATAACATCAACAAATAA